One genomic region from Fusobacterium sp. DD2 encodes:
- a CDS encoding TIGR00282 family metallophosphoesterase, which yields MKILVVGDIVGRPGRQTLKLFLEKNKSKYDFIIVNGENAAAGFGLTVKLADELQSWGCDVITSGNHIWDKKDLYEYLDKSDRVLRPANYPDENTPGKGYTIVKDRKGNKIGVISIQGRVFMMPIDCPFKKVKEIVEEIKKETKFIIVDFHAEATSEKIAMGWHLDGEASLVFGTHTHIQTADERILPEGTGYITDVGMTGSENGVIGMKVESVLPKFLNSLPQRFEVAEGSERICGLEVELDEETGECTSITRINRSLTEIEYM from the coding sequence ATGAAGATTTTAGTAGTGGGAGACATTGTTGGTCGTCCAGGAAGACAGACATTAAAGCTGTTTCTAGAAAAAAATAAAAGTAAATATGATTTTATAATTGTCAATGGAGAAAATGCTGCTGCAGGTTTTGGTCTAACTGTAAAACTTGCTGATGAACTTCAAAGTTGGGGATGCGATGTTATAACAAGCGGAAACCACATTTGGGACAAAAAAGATCTATATGAATATTTAGATAAAAGTGATAGAGTTCTAAGACCGGCAAATTATCCAGATGAAAATACACCAGGAAAAGGTTATACAATAGTTAAGGATAGAAAAGGTAATAAGATAGGAGTTATCTCAATTCAGGGAAGAGTATTTATGATGCCTATTGACTGTCCATTTAAAAAGGTTAAAGAGATAGTTGAAGAGATAAAAAAAGAGACTAAGTTTATAATAGTTGATTTCCATGCTGAAGCAACATCTGAAAAGATAGCTATGGGATGGCATCTGGATGGAGAGGCTTCACTTGTATTTGGAACTCATACTCATATTCAGACAGCTGATGAAAGAATTCTTCCAGAGGGAACTGGATATATTACAGATGTTGGAATGACAGGTTCTGAAAATGGAGTAATAGGAATGAAAGTTGAATCAGTACTTCCTAAATTCTTAAATTCATTACCACAAAGATTTGAAGTAGCTGAAGGAAGTGAAAGAATCTGTGGACTTGAAGTTGAACTGGATGAAGAAACTGGAGAATGTACAAGTATTACAAGAATAAATAGGAGTTTAACTGAAATAGAATATATGTAA
- a CDS encoding sodium:alanine symporter family protein — MEILTNIIDWVNNMLWGKNILVFMLIGAAIYTTIRTKGMQFRLFGDIIGILRKNEKSENGVSSLEAFFLGTACRVGAGNITGVVAAISVGGPGSIFWMWAVALLGAATSFVESTLAVLYRSKVGYDKYIGGTPWIIEKRLKKRWLGVIYALASLVCYMGVIQVMSNSVTESINNAYHIEIKHIAIGLSIIVALILFAKNKKDSIILALNKIVPLMAILYLMVVIYVLITNFSTIPAMIANVFAHAFGVKEMFGGGIGIVVMQGVRRGLFSNEAGSGDSNYAAAVASVDEPAKQGMVQALGVFMDTLVVCSATAFIVLLAKEDVTAGKTGMAMFQAAIQNHIGWAGIPFSVVVLFFFALSTILGVSYYGKSAISFMSHFRVFNYIYYVIVVIMIYVGGIEQNFFVWSLADFGLGIMTVINIICILPIAGEAIEELKKYEKKLKSEKEERKMCVRGAK, encoded by the coding sequence TAAAAACATACTTGTATTTATGTTAATTGGAGCAGCAATTTATACAACAATAAGAACTAAGGGAATGCAGTTCAGATTGTTTGGAGATATAATAGGAATACTTAGAAAAAATGAAAAAAGTGAAAATGGAGTAAGTTCACTAGAGGCATTCTTTTTAGGAACAGCATGTAGAGTTGGAGCAGGAAACATAACTGGGGTAGTTGCAGCAATATCTGTTGGAGGGCCTGGATCTATATTTTGGATGTGGGCAGTAGCACTATTAGGAGCAGCAACTTCATTTGTTGAATCTACACTTGCAGTATTATACAGAAGTAAAGTTGGATATGATAAATATATTGGTGGTACACCTTGGATTATTGAAAAAAGACTTAAAAAGAGATGGCTTGGAGTAATATATGCTCTTGCATCACTTGTATGTTATATGGGAGTTATTCAGGTAATGTCAAACTCTGTTACAGAATCAATAAATAATGCTTATCATATTGAGATTAAACATATAGCTATTGGTCTTTCAATAATAGTTGCTTTAATACTATTTGCAAAGAATAAAAAAGATTCTATCATTTTAGCACTTAACAAGATAGTTCCTTTAATGGCAATTTTATATCTGATGGTTGTAATCTATGTATTAATTACTAATTTCAGCACAATACCAGCAATGATAGCAAATGTGTTTGCACATGCATTTGGAGTTAAAGAGATGTTTGGTGGAGGAATTGGAATAGTTGTAATGCAGGGAGTAAGAAGAGGACTATTCTCAAATGAGGCAGGAAGTGGAGACTCAAACTATGCAGCAGCAGTTGCAAGTGTTGATGAACCAGCTAAACAAGGTATGGTACAGGCTCTTGGAGTATTTATGGATACATTGGTAGTATGTAGTGCTACAGCTTTTATCGTACTGCTTGCTAAAGAGGATGTAACAGCAGGAAAAACTGGAATGGCTATGTTCCAAGCTGCAATTCAAAATCATATTGGTTGGGCAGGAATACCTTTCTCAGTAGTTGTATTATTCTTCTTTGCTTTAAGTACAATACTTGGAGTATCGTATTATGGTAAGAGCGCTATAAGTTTCATGAGTCATTTCAGAGTTTTTAACTACATATACTATGTCATTGTTGTAATAATGATATATGTAGGTGGAATTGAGCAAAACTTCTTCGTATGGTCTTTAGCAGATTTTGGATTAGGAATAATGACAGTTATAAATATAATATGCATACTTCCAATAGCTGGTGAAGCAATAGAGGAATTGAAAAAATATGAAAAGAAACTTAAAAGTGAAAAAGAAGAGAGAAAAATGTGTGTAAGAGGAGCAAAATAA